The DNA region TTACTCATTATTCCCTCTTTAATTGCTTTGGCCAGTTGTTTACAACTATACGTTGCCAAGTCTTTGCTGTTTAAGTTTTTAACGCCCCCCATTGCGCTTCACTCTGGACACTTTATTTTTCGATTTTTCGTTATTATTGGGCCTATGGCCTGTTTAACAGCCTCGTCAATTGCTGCGATAGGTATTAGTTTGATAAATCAATTTGACCTATCACAAGGATTGTTTCTTTGGTTCACTTGGTGGATTGGAGACATACTAGGCGTATTATTTTTTACCCCCATTGTGCTGCTCTTATTCAATTCACCTTTACTCAGTGCTGTTTCTAAACGCTTTCGAATTATTTTGCCAGCCATCACTTTATTTGCCTTAATGAGTAGCGTATTCATCTATTCTAGAAGTAGTTATCTCAATGAAAGACAAAATCAATTCAATGAATCAACAGCCGCATTTAGCGATCAAATAAAGATTTTCGAAAATACGGTCAACCAATACTTGTATGCGATTGCGGCACATATTGGGCTCAATAAAAACTTGTCTCAAGAACAATTTAAACAATTTGTTTATTCGATTCAAAATCAGAACATCAACATTAGAGCGATCGCATGGGCGCCAAAAATTAAGGCGTCAGAGAGAAAAACTTATGAACAGTTCCTCAGACAAAGAGGTTTAGAGAAACATAAAATTCGTACAATTGATCGCAACCAAAAGGTAACCATTGCTCCACGCCAAGATTATTATTTACCAATCACCTATTCTGAACCCTTTCAAAAAAATGTTGACGCCATTGGCTTAGATCTAAAATCACATCCGTTTATTGCAACAAGCATTAGTAAAGCGATCCACAATCGCCAGGTCGTATTAACACCAAAGATCCATCTTGTTCAATCGCTTGAAAAACTCAATGGTATGATTGCTTACTACCCAGTGTTCGATCCTGTAGAGGCGAACCAGCTTCTCGGGCTGGTTGAGATCGTATTTGAAACCGATCAAGTTTTCGACGCAATATATAAGGCAAGTGAAAACGACTTTAACTATCAAACGGTTTATTTTGTTGACGACAAAGAGTCGATCGCTTTTCAAAACAACACGCATAAAGATGACGCTCAATTTAGCTACTCTATTTCTTTTGATTTCTTTGATAAACACTATCGAACCTACTTTCAAAGCAGTTCAAGATTTGATGCTCAATCAACCGATTGGTTTAGTTGGATCGTTCTAATTCTTGGGAGCCTACTCAGTGTACTGAGCTTTATATTTGTTGTACTGATCACTAGTTTTAATAGTCAACTAGCTCTCGAAGTAAAATCTCGCACCAATGATCTCGAGAAGGCAAACGTTAATTTAATGAATGCCAATCATGCAAAGAGCCAGTTTCTGTCTAACATGAGTCACGAATACCGAACCCCACTTAATGCTATTATTGGCTTCTGCCAAATAGCCAAAGATGAACTAACCGATCCAG from Pleionea litopenaei includes:
- a CDS encoding CHASE domain-containing protein, producing the protein MHPVQHPLVKLFIGCAAYFGFAQLGLLFAIPPGFASAIWPAAGIALGLYLMLGRWVVPGIFLGSLLANLQVSFSSASFDGQLLIIPSLIALASCLQLYVAKSLLFKFLTPPIALHSGHFIFRFFVIIGPMACLTASSIAAIGISLINQFDLSQGLFLWFTWWIGDILGVLFFTPIVLLLFNSPLLSAVSKRFRIILPAITLFALMSSVFIYSRSSYLNERQNQFNESTAAFSDQIKIFENTVNQYLYAIAAHIGLNKNLSQEQFKQFVYSIQNQNINIRAIAWAPKIKASERKTYEQFLRQRGLEKHKIRTIDRNQKVTIAPRQDYYLPITYSEPFQKNVDAIGLDLKSHPFIATSISKAIHNRQVVLTPKIHLVQSLEKLNGMIAYYPVFDPVEANQLLGLVEIVFETDQVFDAIYKASENDFNYQTVYFVDDKESIAFQNNTHKDDAQFSYSISFDFFDKHYRTYFQSSSRFDAQSTDWFSWIVLILGSLLSVLSFIFVVLITSFNSQLALEVKSRTNDLEKANVNLMNANHAKSQFLSNMSHEYRTPLNAIIGFCQIAKDELTDPVALGYFRKIENTSYLLLDIINTVLDYSKINEGRFALNVAPFTIENTIDRLETLFAHRASRKGLDFNIITPSTPTPELSGDRIRFEQILVYLTENALKFTEQGEVQVAFETKTINSQRIRLIITISDQGIGISRDKLNRLFDAFSQEDESDTRPYSGTGLGLSITKKLIDMMGGTISVESVKHHGTEFRVIIPFDIINNSKDLGIENESTPQYLLPSSESNAISFTGKRALVVEDNHVNQIVASKLLEQLGLTVSIADDGQQAIETLNKKPFDIVFMDLQMPIMDGFSAIEAIRKSEHHRTIPVVILSASVTKEQQQRAESLGIKHYITKPYRKSQLYEVLCEYLTENNQ